A single Anopheles funestus chromosome 2RL, idAnoFuneDA-416_04, whole genome shotgun sequence DNA region contains:
- the LOC125762493 gene encoding osmotic avoidance abnormal protein 3 isoform X1, translating into MAENVKVVVRCRPMNKREQQSNCKVTSWNKGPIMFTVMGRHCRLGVQLLTALLLIAFQNVIQIDNALVNLDNPNDPNAPQKSFQFDNAYGYAATTENIYSDICYTLVESVLEGYNATIFAYGQTGCGKSHTMQGTTYNLSAADPNNANNIGIIPRSFEHIFEAISLASELRYLVLVSYLEIYNETIRDLLQPQTQATGSLQIKEVPSEGVTVQNLSLHTVHGIKECIELLELGAKNRMVGATLMNIESSRSHSIFSISLEQMSTSVDGDGAAIKRGKLNLVDLAGSERQSKTGATGERLKEATKINLSLSALGNVISALVDGKTRHIPYRDSKLTRLLQDSLGGNTKTLMIACISPADYNYDETLSTLRYASRAKNIANKPRVNEDPKDTMLREYQQEIIRLKGLLKGGENPFQFANTNEHEETISVDVEKQALKTQYDQEVMHLRREYEQQKIAKQELVKDIEKIKAYYEQQMQLLTAKKLSDADKDHPNTSLASRDRKEIYDRIKQIKDALIGGERANDIQLKEKRYRNKLASEKRINALAQALGRIEQTADRDLLQGHYSDIQQELKVRYEQIRALRKRTKFFEQEVSDIQGEFQRERDDYLATIRLLEKKVLFYETVFQKAMPVLRKDGRYWNLECLEKESEWNDDLRKWRLPDDTLLRLRLPPAETSPPPPPPPEDTSPGKLNGRESQTSLTAPGRLERSTTMILAKLPEFQRDPKTMAPDEQNQRKGDFLSKSTNSNPFPKIEDVAMTYFRPRRAAELVYKSGWRSFQK; encoded by the exons ATGGCGGAAAACGTGAAAGTGGTCGTACGGTGCCGACCGATGAACAAACGCGAACAACAATCAAACTGTAAGGTAACGAGCTGGAATAAAGGACCAATAATGTTTACAGTGATGGGAAGGCATTGTAGGTTAGGGGTACAATTATTAACCGCATTGCTTCTCATTGCTTTCCAGAACGTGATACAGATCGATAACGCACTGGTAAACTTGGACAATCCGAATGATCCGAATGCACCGCAAAAATCGTTTCAATTTGACAATGCGTACGGTTATGCAGCGACAACGGAGAATATTTACAGCGACATTTGCTACACTTTGGTGGAG AGCGTTCTCGAGGGATACAATGCAACGATCTTTGCCTACGGTCAAACGGGTTGTGGTAAATCGCACACAATGCAAGGAACCACGTACAATCTATCCGCGGCCGATCCAAACAATGCTAACAACATCGGCATTATACCACGCTCGTTCGAGCACATCTTTGAGGCGATCTCCCTGGCCAGCGAACTACGGTATCTCGTGCTGGTTAGCTATCTGGAGATCTACAACGAAACGATACGCGATCTACTGCAACCACAAACCCAAGCAACCGGTAGCTTACAGATCAAGGAAGTACCGAGCGAAGGTGTCACGGTGCAAAACCTTTCCCTCCACACCGTCCACGGGATAAAGGAATGCATCGAACTGTTGGAGCTGGGCGCCAAAAATCGCATGGTCGGTGCAACGCTTATGAACATCGAAAGTTCCCGATCACATTCGATCTTCAGCATCAGTCTGGAGCAGATGTCTACCAGCGTGGACGGCGATGGGGCGGCAATCAAGCGCGGCAAGCTGAACCTGGTCGATTTGGCCGGTTCCGAGCGACAAAGTAAAACCGGTGCCACGGGTGAAAGGCTTAAAGAGGCGACGAAAATTAATCTTTCCCTGTCCGCACTGGGTAATGTGATATCTGCTCTCGTCGACGGTAAAACACGACACATTCCTTACCGCGATTCGAAGCTCACCCGACTGCTGCAAGATTCGCTCGGTGGCAACACTAAAACGTTGATGATTGCCTGCATCTCTCCTGCCGATTACAATTACGACGAAACGCTGTCCACGTTGCGGTACGCTAGCAGGGCGAAAAACATTGCTAACAAACCGCGCGTCAACGAGGACCCGAAGGATACGATGTTGCGCGAGTATCAGCAGGAAATTATTCGCCTTAAAGGGTTGCTTAAGGGTGGTGAAAATCCGTTCCAATTCGCCAATACTAACGAGCACGAGGAAACGATCAGTGTGGATGTGGAAAAGCAAGCGCTCAAAACGCAGTACGATCAGGAGGTGATGCATCTGCGCCGTGAGTACGAACAGCAGAAGATCGCCAAACAGGAGCTGGTGAAAGATATCGAAAAGATAAAAGCATACTACGAACAGCAAATGCAGCTGCTGACGGCGAAAAAGCTTTCCGACGCGGACAAGGATCACCCGAATACGAGCCTTGCTAGCAGGGATCGTAAAGAAATTTACGATCGCATCAAACAGATCAAGGACGCACTGATCGGTGGTGAACGAGCGAACGACATTCAGCTGAAGGAGAAACGCTACCGAAACAAGCTCGCGTCGGAAAAACGGATCAACGCGCTCGCGCAAGCACTTGGCCGAATCGAACAGACAGCGGACAGGGATTTACTACAGGGACACTACTCCGACATACAGCAAGAGTTGAAAGTACGCTACGAACAGATACGGGCGCTTCGGAAACGGACCAAATTCTTCGAGCAAGAAGTGTCCGATATTCAGGGCGAGTTTCAACGCGAACGTGACGATTACCTTGCAACGATAAGACTGCTGGAGAAGAAAGTTCTATTTTACGAAACCGTGTTCCAGAAGGCGATGCCCGTCCTGCGCAAGGACGGTCGGTACTGGAATTTGGAGTGCCTGGAAAAGGAGTCAGAGTGGAATGATGATTTGCGCAAGTGGCGGTTACCGGACGACACGCTATTACGGTTGCGCTTACCACCGGCCGaaacatcaccaccaccaccgccaccaccagaGGATACTTCACCCGGGAAGCTTAACGGTCGTGAAAGTCAAACATCGCTAACCGCACCGGGACGTTTAGAGCGTAGCACCACAATGATACTTGCCAAATTGCCCGAGTTTCAGCGCGACCCCAAAACAATGGCACCCGATGAGCAGAATCAACGCAAAGGCGATTTCCTTAGCAAAAGCACCAACAGCAATCCCTTTCCAAAGATCGAGGATGTTGCGATGACATACTTTAGACCACGGCGGGCTGCCGAACTGGTGTACAAAAGTGGGTGGCGATCGTTTCAGAAATGA
- the LOC125762493 gene encoding osmotic avoidance abnormal protein 3 isoform X2, whose amino-acid sequence MAENVKVVVRCRPMNKREQQSNCKNVIQIDNALVNLDNPNDPNAPQKSFQFDNAYGYAATTENIYSDICYTLVESVLEGYNATIFAYGQTGCGKSHTMQGTTYNLSAADPNNANNIGIIPRSFEHIFEAISLASELRYLVLVSYLEIYNETIRDLLQPQTQATGSLQIKEVPSEGVTVQNLSLHTVHGIKECIELLELGAKNRMVGATLMNIESSRSHSIFSISLEQMSTSVDGDGAAIKRGKLNLVDLAGSERQSKTGATGERLKEATKINLSLSALGNVISALVDGKTRHIPYRDSKLTRLLQDSLGGNTKTLMIACISPADYNYDETLSTLRYASRAKNIANKPRVNEDPKDTMLREYQQEIIRLKGLLKGGENPFQFANTNEHEETISVDVEKQALKTQYDQEVMHLRREYEQQKIAKQELVKDIEKIKAYYEQQMQLLTAKKLSDADKDHPNTSLASRDRKEIYDRIKQIKDALIGGERANDIQLKEKRYRNKLASEKRINALAQALGRIEQTADRDLLQGHYSDIQQELKVRYEQIRALRKRTKFFEQEVSDIQGEFQRERDDYLATIRLLEKKVLFYETVFQKAMPVLRKDGRYWNLECLEKESEWNDDLRKWRLPDDTLLRLRLPPAETSPPPPPPPEDTSPGKLNGRESQTSLTAPGRLERSTTMILAKLPEFQRDPKTMAPDEQNQRKGDFLSKSTNSNPFPKIEDVAMTYFRPRRAAELVYKSGWRSFQK is encoded by the exons ATGGCGGAAAACGTGAAAGTGGTCGTACGGTGCCGACCGATGAACAAACGCGAACAACAATCAAACTGTAAG AACGTGATACAGATCGATAACGCACTGGTAAACTTGGACAATCCGAATGATCCGAATGCACCGCAAAAATCGTTTCAATTTGACAATGCGTACGGTTATGCAGCGACAACGGAGAATATTTACAGCGACATTTGCTACACTTTGGTGGAG AGCGTTCTCGAGGGATACAATGCAACGATCTTTGCCTACGGTCAAACGGGTTGTGGTAAATCGCACACAATGCAAGGAACCACGTACAATCTATCCGCGGCCGATCCAAACAATGCTAACAACATCGGCATTATACCACGCTCGTTCGAGCACATCTTTGAGGCGATCTCCCTGGCCAGCGAACTACGGTATCTCGTGCTGGTTAGCTATCTGGAGATCTACAACGAAACGATACGCGATCTACTGCAACCACAAACCCAAGCAACCGGTAGCTTACAGATCAAGGAAGTACCGAGCGAAGGTGTCACGGTGCAAAACCTTTCCCTCCACACCGTCCACGGGATAAAGGAATGCATCGAACTGTTGGAGCTGGGCGCCAAAAATCGCATGGTCGGTGCAACGCTTATGAACATCGAAAGTTCCCGATCACATTCGATCTTCAGCATCAGTCTGGAGCAGATGTCTACCAGCGTGGACGGCGATGGGGCGGCAATCAAGCGCGGCAAGCTGAACCTGGTCGATTTGGCCGGTTCCGAGCGACAAAGTAAAACCGGTGCCACGGGTGAAAGGCTTAAAGAGGCGACGAAAATTAATCTTTCCCTGTCCGCACTGGGTAATGTGATATCTGCTCTCGTCGACGGTAAAACACGACACATTCCTTACCGCGATTCGAAGCTCACCCGACTGCTGCAAGATTCGCTCGGTGGCAACACTAAAACGTTGATGATTGCCTGCATCTCTCCTGCCGATTACAATTACGACGAAACGCTGTCCACGTTGCGGTACGCTAGCAGGGCGAAAAACATTGCTAACAAACCGCGCGTCAACGAGGACCCGAAGGATACGATGTTGCGCGAGTATCAGCAGGAAATTATTCGCCTTAAAGGGTTGCTTAAGGGTGGTGAAAATCCGTTCCAATTCGCCAATACTAACGAGCACGAGGAAACGATCAGTGTGGATGTGGAAAAGCAAGCGCTCAAAACGCAGTACGATCAGGAGGTGATGCATCTGCGCCGTGAGTACGAACAGCAGAAGATCGCCAAACAGGAGCTGGTGAAAGATATCGAAAAGATAAAAGCATACTACGAACAGCAAATGCAGCTGCTGACGGCGAAAAAGCTTTCCGACGCGGACAAGGATCACCCGAATACGAGCCTTGCTAGCAGGGATCGTAAAGAAATTTACGATCGCATCAAACAGATCAAGGACGCACTGATCGGTGGTGAACGAGCGAACGACATTCAGCTGAAGGAGAAACGCTACCGAAACAAGCTCGCGTCGGAAAAACGGATCAACGCGCTCGCGCAAGCACTTGGCCGAATCGAACAGACAGCGGACAGGGATTTACTACAGGGACACTACTCCGACATACAGCAAGAGTTGAAAGTACGCTACGAACAGATACGGGCGCTTCGGAAACGGACCAAATTCTTCGAGCAAGAAGTGTCCGATATTCAGGGCGAGTTTCAACGCGAACGTGACGATTACCTTGCAACGATAAGACTGCTGGAGAAGAAAGTTCTATTTTACGAAACCGTGTTCCAGAAGGCGATGCCCGTCCTGCGCAAGGACGGTCGGTACTGGAATTTGGAGTGCCTGGAAAAGGAGTCAGAGTGGAATGATGATTTGCGCAAGTGGCGGTTACCGGACGACACGCTATTACGGTTGCGCTTACCACCGGCCGaaacatcaccaccaccaccgccaccaccagaGGATACTTCACCCGGGAAGCTTAACGGTCGTGAAAGTCAAACATCGCTAACCGCACCGGGACGTTTAGAGCGTAGCACCACAATGATACTTGCCAAATTGCCCGAGTTTCAGCGCGACCCCAAAACAATGGCACCCGATGAGCAGAATCAACGCAAAGGCGATTTCCTTAGCAAAAGCACCAACAGCAATCCCTTTCCAAAGATCGAGGATGTTGCGATGACATACTTTAGACCACGGCGGGCTGCCGAACTGGTGTACAAAAGTGGGTGGCGATCGTTTCAGAAATGA
- the LOC125762499 gene encoding NAD(P)H-hydrate epimerase isoform X2, whose translation MLFQLFKQKFALFARIQATSINSNSLRPFSKVQYREMKYLNQQEAINVDEELFNEYKFSVDQLMELAGLSCAHAIADAYTSDSLRTNKVLICCGPGNNGGDGLVAARHLSLMNYEPYVYYPKRTDKDLFKNLQHQVECMGITVTADCPVAVWVDAEFGLIVDALFGFSFKPPVRDAFRSIMEVLQKTTVPIVSVDIPSGWDVELGPQTGCDIKPDCLISLTAPKLCAKHLVNAKHYLGGRFVPKKLEEKYSMSLPQYKDRDLFVRLS comes from the exons ATGTTGTTCCAATTGTTCAAGCAGAAGTTCGCCCTTTTTGCGCGGATT CAAGCAACCAGCATTAATAGCAACAGTTTGCGGCCGTTTAGCAAGGTACAGTATCGCGAAATGAAATATCTAAACCAGCAGGAAGCGATAAACGTAGATGAGGAACTGTTCAACGAATACAAATTTAGCGTTGATCAGCTAATGGAATTGGCCGGTCTTAGTTGTGCACATGCCATAGCCGATGCATACACATCCGATAG TCTGAGAACGAACAAAGTGCTAATCTGTTGCGGGCCAGGCAATAATGGAGGTGATGGATTGGTGGCGGCTCGGCATCTATCGCTGATGAACTACGAACCGTACGTTTACTATCCAAAACGAACCGATAAGGATCTGTTCAAAAATCTTCAACATCAGGTCGAGTGTATGGGCATTACGGTTACGGCGGACTGTCCTGTCGCCGTATGGGTTGACGCGGAATTTGGTCTGATAGTGGATGCATTGTTTGGATTTAGTTTTAAACCTCCCGTAAGGGATGCATTCCGTTCAATAATGGAGGTATTGCAAAAGACAACGGTGCCCATCGTGAGTGTAGATATACCGAGTGGATGGGATGTAGAACTGGGACCACAAACAGGCTGTGATATTAAACCGGATTGTCTTATTTCGTTAACTGCACCGAAACTGTGTGCGAAACATTTGGTAAACGCAAAACACTATCTAGGCGGACGCTTTGTACCAAAAAAGCTGGAGGAAAAATATTCGATGAGTTTGCCCCAGTACAAGGATCGTGATCTTTTCGTTCGGCTAAGCTAA